A region of the Acidobacteriota bacterium genome:
CCCGCCTCCCTGCGTTTCGAGGCCGACCTGGACCGCGCCCTCGAAGGCGCCGCCCTGCTGATCACCGCCGTGCCCACCAAGTTCCTGCGCGCGGTGGTCGAACGCTGCCGGGGCCGGGTCCCGCCGGAGATGGGCGTGGTCTCCCTGACCAAGGGCATCGAGCAGGAGACACTGCTACGCCCCTCGGAGATTCTCGCCGACTCCCTGGGCGCCAGGCGCATCGCCGTGCTCTCCGGACCGTCCCATGCCGAGGAAGTCGCCCACCGACGCCCCACGACCGTGGTGGTCTCATCCACCGACGAAGAGCTGGCCCGACAGGCCCAGGCGACCCTGATGACACCCTTCTTCCGCCTCTACACCTCTCCGGACGTGGTGGGCGTGGAACTGGGGGGGGCGATCAAGAACGTCATCGCCCTGGCGGCGGGCATCTGCACGGGCCTCGAGCTGGGGGACAACGCGATGGCCGCCCTGCTGACCCGCGGCCTGGCCGAGATGACCCGCCTGGGAGCCGCCCTCGGCGCCGACCCCCGGACCTTCTCCGGCCTGAGCGGCATGGGCGACCTGGTGGTCACCTGCACGTCGCCCTTCGGGCGCAACCGGGCGGTGGGCATTCAGATCGGCCAGGGTCGAACCCTGCAAGAGATCCTGGCGTCCATGGAACAGGTCGCCGAGGGCGTGACCACCGCCGTCAGCGCCCGCGCCCTGGCCCGCCGGGCCGGCGTCGAAATGCCCATCGTCGAGCAGGTCTGGCAGGTGCTCTACCAGGGCAGGGACCCCCGGGAGGGGGTCACCGCGCTGATGACCCGCCAACCCCGACCGGAATGAGTCGCCGACGCCGGCTCAACGGGCGTCCGGCGCCAGGGCGGCGATCTGGTCGAGTTCGAGTCCGGCCACGGCGCCGACCAGGTCCTGGATCGGCAGGTTGCTGGTGAAGGTCAGCCGCATCCTCGAGGTCAGGGCGATATGGAGCATCGCCGGCAGACCCGGACGCACGTGGCGGGCCAGGGCCGGAAAACCGCCGACCTCGAGTCCCTCGACGATCTGTACGCCTTCGCGGCGGGTACTGCCGATGGGGGGAATCTCCATCTCACCGCCCAAGGGCTGCTGAAAACCGCCCCGATCGAAGATCTCCACCTTCAGGGTGCGCGTACCGGCCTCGTTGGCGTAGGCCATCTGCATGCGGGTGATGCCCGCCGGTCCCAGCCACTGAACACCGCCGTTGACCGAGCGGCGCGCCAGGCCCCCCAGGGATTCCGGAAAGAGTCGGCGCAAGGCCGCCGGATCGGCGGGCACGACCTTGCCCGCCCGGGCCACCTCCTCGGTCACCTCGATCTCACCGATCGCCGACCGCATGCCCAGGTCGCCGCCGCCTTTCTTCTCGCCGGCGTTTTCAGAAGCCGCCGGCTCCTGACCGGGCTTGACCTGGGCCGTCACCGGCAGCAGGCCGAAGGCCAGGATCGCTGCCAGCGGGAGCAGCACGGTTCTCGTTCTCATTCCCATCTTTCGGCCTTTCCTTGAACGACTCCAAAACTCGCCTCGCGGCGAGCCCGATCCAGCCAGCGCCGGGCACCGGCATCGTCTCTGATTTTCAGACCGCGAGCGAGGGGCTCGATGGCCTCGGCGGGACGTCCCGCCAGCACCAGGCTGCGACCGAGATTGAACAGGGTGCTGACATGGTCGGGGGTGGCCACCAGGATCTCCTGGAACAACGACGCCGCCTGGGCGTGCCGCCCCGCCTCGTCGAGCCGGACCGCCTTGCGGTGCCGCCGCCGCAGCAAGTCGGGATCCTCCGCGACGGCACGCTCCGCGGCCTTCCGCGCTTCCTCTTCGTGTCCGGCGCGGGACAGCACCAACGCCCCGAGGAAATAGCCCTCGCCGGGAAGCACTCCCAGGTCCAGGGCCTCGCGCGCGTAGTCCACCGCCCGGTCGACGCGGCCTTGTGCCAGTTGCGCCTGGGCGAACCGCAGCAACGCGTTCCCCAGCAGGACGGGATTCTCCGGCTGGTCGGGATTCAGTTCCCGAGCCCGGCGGAAGGCCTGAATCGCGCGCTGCAGGTGGCCGGTCTTCAGCTCGGCTTCCCCGAGCCAGCGCCAGAGAGGTTCCACGTCTCCCGGGGAAAGGTCGATGGCCTTGCGACGGGCTGCCACCGCCTCGTCCCAACGACCCAGTTCTCCGAGGGCCCGGGCGTAGTTGGTCCACACCTGGGGTCGGCGATCTTCGATGGCCAGCGAGTGACGGAAATGCTCCACCGCCCGCTCCAGGTCCCGCTGCGGATTGCCCGGGTTGGCCAGCACCAGGCCCATTTCGAAGTTGGCGTTGGCGGAATCGGGGTAGCTCGCCAGGGAGGCCTCGATCAGGCGGGAAACCTTGGCCCACTGCTGGACCCGTCCCGTGGTGCGCACGGCGAAGACGGTCACCACGATCATCAGCAGAAACAACACGCCCTTGCGCGCTCGGGCGGTGATCACCCCCCTCTCGAGCCCGACGCCCGCGGCGAGCAGCACTCCGGCCAGGGGCAGGTAGAGGAAGCGCTCGGCGAAGAGCACACCGGAAAGGCTGACCGTGTTGAGCGTCACCCCCAGGGGAAAGAAAACCAGCGCCGCGGCCAGCGCCGGGGCCGGCGTTTTCTCGTGCCGCGCGGCCCGGAAGGCCAGCCACCCGGCCACCACCACCAGAGCCACGCCGGCCAGTGCTTTCGGATCGCCGAAACCCTCGGCCAGGGGCAGGGTGCCCTTACCGTAGAAGTAGTTCAGGCTCCAGGGCAGGAGCATCAATCGCAACGCCGGGATCAGCAGCCACGCGGCGGTGGACCAGCGCACCGCCAGCGACTTGTCGTAGAGGGGCATGTCTCCCGCCCCGATCATGGGAACCCCCCCCAGGGCTCCGGCCAGGGTGTAACGCAGTCCCAGGTAGGCCCCCAGGATCCCGAAAGCGACGATCCACGCCGTACGCATCTGGCCACGCAGCTCCGCGCTCGTCGAACCCCGGGACAGGCGCGCGAGATCGGCGACGAGAAGCATGAAGGGAGCCGCGACGGCGTATTCCTTGGACAGCAGCGCCGCCGCCAGGCACGCGGCGGCCGCCGTCTCCAGCCACCAGCGTCGGGGATGTCCCAGGGCCTTGTGGTGCAGGAGCAGAGCGCCGAGGATCCCCGCCGCCGCCATGATGTCCGCCCGGCCCACGAACGAGCAGACGGCTTCGGAGAGCACCGGATGGACCGCATAGACCACGGCCAGCGGAATCGCCCAGCGCCGCGCGCCTCCGATCAGACCGATCAGCAGGGCGACCAGCACGCTCACCCCGGCGTGCAACCCCATGTCGACCAGGTGAAAGGGCCTCGGACTGTTGCCGAAGACGCGTACGGTCAGAGCGTAGCTCAGGCTGACCAGGGGCCGATAGGAACGGGTGGCGTAAGGGGCGTCCATCGGGAGGCCCCAGAAGTCGGTGGTGAAGATCTCGGCCAGCGCGCCTTCCTGGACCACCTCGTTGGCGGGGACGACTTTTCGCGCGTCGGAATGAAACCCGTTGGGCGGCAGCAGCAGGTAGGGCACCACGGCCAGGAGCGCGACGAGCAGCAGGCCCCGGCCATCGAAGGCCAGTACGTTGCGGGATCTCGCCTCGGAGGGCGCCCGTCTTCGAGCAGTATCCGCCATGATCCAGGCAGATTAGCGCGGATCCTCCGCCGATGCCCAAGGCCCGGCGGACGGCGGTTACTCGAGAAAGGCGCGGCGCGGCGGGCCGTTCTCGCGGATGAATCGGGCCATTCCCGGGTCCCAGCGCAGGAATTCCGCCTCTCCTTCCGGGTCGATCACCACGTAGGAAGAGCCGGCCAGGCGCACCAGGGTCAGCCTCGAACCGAGTCCGGCGGAGACCCAGCGCCACGCCGTCTCGTAGAGTTTGCGGTCGAGAACCTGCTCCACACTGCCGGCCACTTCCTTGTAGCCCAGGATCCGGGTGAAGCGGTTGCCGCTGTTGCCCCCCGAGTCGAATTTCATGAAGACCTCGCTCTGACCATCACCGTCCACGTCGTGAAAGGCCAGGTCGGCCAACCGTTCCCCGCCATCGCCGATCTTGCCCAAAAGGTGCCCTTCGCGGTCGAAAACGAGGATGCCGCCGCCGGTCTCGACGTAGAACTCGTAGCCCGGATGGTGATGCAGGTCTTCCACACCGGAACGAGGTCCCAGGGCGGTGCGGACCCGCGACCCCTCGTCCCGGGGATCGAGAAACTCCTCGAGCCACTCCCGGGCGGCGGCCTCCATCGGGCTTTGGGGCGCCCTGGAGAGCAGATCCTGCTGCTGCCGGCACAACTCGCGCAGGGCCTCCAGGCGCTCGAGGGGGCCGTCGGCGAAAGCCACCCGGGACATCGCCACCAGGCTGGCAGACGCCCGGCCGGACGGCGCCACAGGTGACCCGACGACCGGGGGCGGCGCGGCCTCGACGGCCTGCGCTGCGCTGTCCGCGGGGCGTTCGCGGTGCAGCGACAAGCAGGCGCTGGATAGGGCCACAAGGGCCGATAACGCGAAAAAGGCGACAAAAGGCCTGAACCTCTCTCTGGCGATGAAAAACATTCTGCTCTGGTCCTCGCCGGGCCTCGGAGGCCCCGTTCCCCCATCTCGAAGATGGTGCCCCCGCGGCGATCGGGAAAGCGGAAAATGACGAAATCGAGGCTCTAGAAGGCCCTGAGAGCCCTTTTACAAGCTGCGCATCAGCAACCATCG
Encoded here:
- a CDS encoding NAD(P)H-dependent glycerol-3-phosphate dehydrogenase; translated protein: MQGPVTIVGDGGWGTAVATVLCSKNIPVTIWGHDPAYLDEMAATRVNRLFLPGVQLPASLRFEADLDRALEGAALLITAVPTKFLRAVVERCRGRVPPEMGVVSLTKGIEQETLLRPSEILADSLGARRIAVLSGPSHAEEVAHRRPTTVVVSSTDEELARQAQATLMTPFFRLYTSPDVVGVELGGAIKNVIALAAGICTGLELGDNAMAALLTRGLAEMTRLGAALGADPRTFSGLSGMGDLVVTCTSPFGRNRAVGIQIGQGRTLQEILASMEQVAEGVTTAVSARALARRAGVEMPIVEQVWQVLYQGRDPREGVTALMTRQPRPE
- a CDS encoding tetratricopeptide repeat protein, whose amino-acid sequence is MADTARRRAPSEARSRNVLAFDGRGLLLVALLAVVPYLLLPPNGFHSDARKVVPANEVVQEGALAEIFTTDFWGLPMDAPYATRSYRPLVSLSYALTVRVFGNSPRPFHLVDMGLHAGVSVLVALLIGLIGGARRWAIPLAVVYAVHPVLSEAVCSFVGRADIMAAAGILGALLLHHKALGHPRRWWLETAAAACLAAALLSKEYAVAAPFMLLVADLARLSRGSTSAELRGQMRTAWIVAFGILGAYLGLRYTLAGALGGVPMIGAGDMPLYDKSLAVRWSTAAWLLIPALRLMLLPWSLNYFYGKGTLPLAEGFGDPKALAGVALVVVAGWLAFRAARHEKTPAPALAAALVFFPLGVTLNTVSLSGVLFAERFLYLPLAGVLLAAGVGLERGVITARARKGVLFLLMIVVTVFAVRTTGRVQQWAKVSRLIEASLASYPDSANANFEMGLVLANPGNPQRDLERAVEHFRHSLAIEDRRPQVWTNYARALGELGRWDEAVAARRKAIDLSPGDVEPLWRWLGEAELKTGHLQRAIQAFRRARELNPDQPENPVLLGNALLRFAQAQLAQGRVDRAVDYAREALDLGVLPGEGYFLGALVLSRAGHEEEARKAAERAVAEDPDLLRRRHRKAVRLDEAGRHAQAASLFQEILVATPDHVSTLFNLGRSLVLAGRPAEAIEPLARGLKIRDDAGARRWLDRARREASFGVVQGKAERWE